The following proteins are co-located in the Lagenorhynchus albirostris chromosome 2, mLagAlb1.1, whole genome shotgun sequence genome:
- the LOC132516297 gene encoding large ribosomal subunit protein mL42 has product MALAAVKWAISSRTILKYLFPIQNGALYRACHKTMYPSLPDDYNCKVELALTSDGRTIVCYHPSVDIPYEHTKPIPRPDPVQNNEETHDLVLKTRLEEKGEHLEQGPMIEQLSKMFFTTKHRWYPRGQYHRRRRKLNPPKDR; this is encoded by the coding sequence ATGGCATTGGCAGCAGTAAAATGGGCTATATCAAGCAGAACtatcttgaaatatttatttccgATTCAAAATGGAGCCTTATATCGTGCTTGTCATAAAACTATGTATCCTTCTCTTCCAGATGACTATAATTGCAAAGTAGAGCTTGCTTTGACATCTGATGGCAGGACAATAGTATGCTATCACCCTTCTGTGGACATTCCGTATGAGCACACAAAACCTATCCCTCGGCCAGATCCTGTGCAGAATAATGAAGAAACACATGATCTAGTGCTGAAAACCAGATTAGAAGAAAAAGGTGAACACTTAGAGCAAGGACCCATGATAGAACAACTTAGCAAAATGTTCTTTACTACTAAGCACCGTTGGTATCCTCGTGGACAGTATCATAGACGTCGTAGGAAACTGAATCCTCCAAAAGACAGATGA